Proteins encoded by one window of Enterococcus saccharolyticus subsp. saccharolyticus:
- a CDS encoding ABC transporter ATP-binding protein, translating to MLEIQNLSVKLGKKDIIQQLSLSMETNQFVGIIGANGSGKSTLLKTIYKGLVPTTGNIVYNDMDLLHTPAKKVAQKLSVVGQFNELSFDFSVFQMVLLGRTPHKRLLETDTQEDFDIVEKALREMGLTDYRDESFLSLSGGEKQRVVLARALTQQPEFLILDEPTNHLDIRYQLELMESVKNLNIGVLAALHDLDLAAAYCDYVFAMKNGEIIAAGTPEEIFTETLIEELYGIRCVVYRNPITEHLAFHYYI from the coding sequence ATGTTAGAAATACAAAATTTGTCAGTCAAATTAGGAAAAAAAGATATTATCCAACAACTCTCTCTTTCTATGGAAACCAATCAATTTGTTGGCATTATTGGTGCAAATGGTAGCGGAAAATCAACGTTGTTAAAAACGATTTATAAAGGACTCGTCCCAACAACAGGAAATATCGTTTATAACGACATGGATTTGTTGCATACCCCAGCAAAAAAAGTGGCACAAAAATTGAGTGTTGTCGGACAATTCAATGAATTAAGTTTTGATTTTAGTGTCTTTCAAATGGTGTTGCTAGGACGCACACCACACAAGCGTTTGTTAGAAACAGATACACAAGAAGATTTTGATATCGTTGAAAAAGCCTTACGAGAAATGGGCTTGACCGATTACCGTGATGAAAGCTTCCTTTCTCTTTCTGGTGGTGAAAAGCAACGCGTCGTTTTAGCTCGTGCATTGACACAACAACCAGAATTTTTAATTTTAGATGAACCAACGAATCATTTAGACATTCGTTATCAGTTAGAATTAATGGAAAGTGTCAAAAATCTCAATATTGGCGTATTAGCCGCTTTGCATGATTTAGATTTAGCCGCTGCGTATTGTGACTATGTCTTTGCTATGAAAAATGGCGAAATTATTGCAGCAGGTACGCCCGAAGAAATTTTTACCGAAACATTAATTGAAGAATTGTATGGTATTCGTTGTGTCGTTTACCGCAACCCCATTACAGAACATTTAGCATTTCATTATTATATTTAG
- a CDS encoding NAD(P)/FAD-dependent oxidoreductase, which translates to MTQAIVDVIIIGGGPAGLYAAFYAGLRDLTVTVLEAQDELGGKINFYPEKFVWDVGALPATRGIDVRTNLIQQAQTFQANFYTSSKAVEITKEDNIFYVEDEQGRIHPGRTVLFAIGGGIVSPKKLTVPIDIAVQDHVYYAFPDYRILKDTHMIVSGGGDGAVDYANECLKFTDTVSIIYRGDKLKAHEASITSFKENGGKVILASDIRAIRQSPDKRMELLLDDHTTLTADHLLVQHGHDRDSSFLDKLAFEFNREQDFYLACEEPTITNVPGCFAAGDIQFSKGKVYLLAGAFQEAALSVNQIKQYLDPESFGHGMVSSHNEKFDDFNQTLIEQMDDAN; encoded by the coding sequence ATGACACAAGCAATAGTTGATGTGATAATTATTGGCGGCGGACCTGCTGGCTTATATGCTGCCTTTTATGCCGGTCTCCGCGATTTAACCGTAACTGTTCTGGAAGCACAAGATGAACTGGGCGGGAAAATCAATTTTTATCCAGAAAAATTCGTTTGGGATGTTGGTGCTCTTCCGGCAACACGTGGAATTGATGTTCGTACCAACCTCATCCAACAAGCGCAAACATTTCAAGCAAACTTCTACACAAGTTCAAAAGCTGTCGAGATTACCAAAGAAGACAATATTTTTTATGTGGAAGATGAACAAGGTCGTATTCATCCTGGTCGTACCGTGTTATTTGCGATTGGTGGCGGCATTGTTTCTCCGAAAAAATTAACGGTGCCTATTGATATAGCCGTTCAAGACCATGTCTACTATGCCTTTCCGGATTATCGGATTTTAAAAGATACGCATATGATTGTTTCTGGTGGGGGTGACGGTGCTGTTGATTATGCAAATGAGTGCTTGAAATTCACTGATACTGTCTCGATTATCTATCGTGGCGACAAACTAAAAGCGCATGAAGCATCGATCACTTCATTTAAAGAAAATGGTGGCAAAGTTATTCTTGCTAGCGATATTCGAGCAATTCGTCAAAGTCCCGACAAACGGATGGAATTATTATTAGACGACCATACTACCTTAACGGCTGACCATCTCCTTGTGCAACACGGACATGATCGTGACAGCTCCTTTTTAGATAAACTTGCCTTTGAATTTAACCGTGAACAAGATTTTTATCTTGCTTGCGAAGAACCAACCATTACTAATGTTCCTGGTTGTTTTGCTGCCGGTGATATTCAGTTTTCAAAAGGGAAAGTCTATTTGTTAGCGGGGGCGTTTCAAGAAGCGGCGCTCAGTGTGAACCAAATCAAGCAATACCTTGACCCAGAAAGTTTTGGCCACGGCATGGTTTCTTCTCATAATGAAAAATTTGATGACTTCAATCAAACATTGATTGAACAGATGGATGACGCAAACTGA
- a CDS encoding AEC family transporter has product MIAAQLVLQQLLIMAVFISISWFLTKRKMLDVVGAKQMSTILLYVIVPALIVSSFQREWAMKEFYGLLLAGFLAISYHVLAIFISKRYPKNSYENTIHGLAIVYSNCGFMAFPILHTLYGLDGIFYGGVFVAVFNLFLWSHGIRHFQDWNKDALKKILLNPGIVPVVIGMLLFVFQISLSHNVTQLLSMLSAVNTPLAMFVLGIYLAPVKLRPLLRDKTIWQTTGFRLIILPFVFFLLTKPIVAFFISEELQQIVEIIAICGACPVASSIILIPSSLGKDGELGAKLVLFTTMCSIVTIPLVVYLIQSF; this is encoded by the coding sequence ATGATTGCCGCCCAGCTTGTCTTACAGCAGTTACTGATTATGGCGGTGTTTATCAGTATTAGCTGGTTTTTGACGAAACGGAAGATGTTGGATGTTGTTGGAGCCAAGCAGATGAGCACTATTTTGCTTTATGTGATTGTCCCAGCTTTGATTGTGTCTTCGTTTCAAAGAGAGTGGGCGATGAAGGAATTTTACGGCTTGCTGTTGGCTGGTTTTTTAGCAATAAGCTACCATGTTCTCGCTATCTTCATCAGTAAACGGTACCCTAAAAACTCTTATGAAAATACGATTCACGGACTAGCAATCGTCTACTCAAATTGCGGATTTATGGCGTTTCCTATTTTGCACACCTTGTATGGTTTGGATGGCATTTTTTACGGTGGCGTCTTTGTGGCTGTATTCAATCTTTTTTTATGGTCACATGGGATTCGGCATTTTCAGGACTGGAACAAAGATGCACTCAAAAAAATACTATTGAATCCGGGGATTGTTCCTGTCGTCATTGGGATGTTGCTATTTGTTTTTCAAATTTCATTGTCACACAACGTTACTCAGCTATTGTCCATGCTATCCGCAGTCAATACACCACTTGCGATGTTTGTCTTAGGCATTTATCTGGCACCGGTCAAACTGCGACCGTTACTTCGGGATAAGACGATTTGGCAAACAACGGGTTTTCGTTTGATTATACTACCATTCGTCTTTTTTCTACTGACAAAACCGATCGTCGCCTTTTTTATCAGCGAGGAATTGCAACAGATTGTGGAAATTATTGCGATATGTGGCGCTTGTCCGGTTGCCAGTTCGATTATTTTAATTCCAAGCTCGTTGGGAAAAGATGGGGAACTAGGCGCTAAGCTTGTGTTGTTTACAACGATGTGTTCCATTGTGACGATTCCGCTAGTCGTTTATTTGATTCAGTCTTTTTGA
- a CDS encoding ABC transporter substrate-binding protein, producing MKKTITFLATAFLFTLSGCGNTNNTTDSTNSTDSKYPVTIKNVTKAEGGIEWTEKEQTFDKAPERVLANTRPAAELLLHLGLKDKIAGVGAVFGMDDPDVKAEFDELNHLSDGYINKETALSVDPDLIFGRGGLFDNAEWGNGTVDSINEMGIPTYVQETSTQNATFESVYNDIDNLGKIFDVKPAADSFKADLKEREQHLKDRVKEVGKEQDFVILFMTDPNEVSIYPAYGESFFNSMFDMIGLNNVLRDEKGDVALETLIETDPDVLIVPDWTTTTAGTKKNDMVDAVLNNEKLSSMKAIKNKQVYSVDYNYMFGYGYQSLAGMELLIDEMYGKE from the coding sequence ATGAAAAAAACAATCACTTTTTTAGCAACAGCCTTTCTCTTCACATTAAGCGGCTGTGGAAATACAAACAATACAACAGATAGCACAAATTCAACTGACAGCAAGTATCCTGTCACAATTAAAAACGTTACCAAAGCAGAAGGCGGCATCGAATGGACCGAAAAAGAACAAACTTTTGATAAAGCGCCAGAACGTGTGTTAGCCAATACTCGTCCTGCTGCAGAATTGTTGTTACACTTAGGATTAAAAGATAAAATTGCTGGAGTCGGCGCTGTTTTTGGGATGGATGATCCTGATGTTAAAGCAGAATTTGATGAGTTGAATCATTTGTCGGATGGGTATATTAATAAAGAAACGGCGTTAAGTGTGGACCCAGACTTAATTTTTGGTCGTGGTGGATTGTTTGATAACGCCGAATGGGGCAATGGTACTGTTGATTCAATTAACGAAATGGGTATTCCTACCTATGTCCAAGAAACATCTACACAAAACGCAACATTTGAATCTGTCTATAATGACATCGACAATTTAGGTAAAATTTTTGATGTCAAACCAGCAGCAGATAGCTTTAAAGCCGACTTAAAAGAACGTGAACAACATCTAAAAGACCGTGTCAAAGAAGTTGGTAAAGAACAAGACTTTGTCATATTGTTCATGACGGACCCAAATGAAGTATCGATTTATCCAGCATATGGCGAAAGCTTCTTCAATTCAATGTTTGATATGATTGGCTTAAATAATGTGTTACGTGACGAAAAAGGGGATGTTGCTTTAGAGACATTAATTGAAACTGATCCAGATGTTTTAATCGTTCCTGACTGGACAACAACAACTGCCGGTACGAAAAAGAATGATATGGTTGATGCTGTTTTAAACAATGAAAAATTATCAAGCATGAAAGCTATCAAAAACAAGCAAGTATACTCCGTAGATTATAACTATATGTTTGGTTATGGGTACCAATCATTAGCTGGGATGGAATTACTGATTGACGAAATGTATGGCAAAGAATAG
- a CDS encoding FecCD family ABC transporter permease — MQLAKTINKPTLPRNTQLMITLGFVALFIFSILFSLGNGQADISFTDIWQILLYKTTHGALGSLDNVNQSVINIIWFVRTPRVLAAIFIGCGLAISGTVMQAVVQNPLADPYILGISSGASLGATFAIMVGFGTASIFSQISLSFSAFLGALLATFFVLLLSSIGGKMTSIKLVLSGTVINSIFGSISSLIVFLANNAEGMKTVTFWSMGSLASASWGKLPLLAVITLLVSVFFSFQFRVLNTMLLGDEAAVTLGIPLGTYRKLYMVIASLLTGLIVANSGMIGFVGLIIPHIVRGVYGSDHKKLLPMSGFVGALFLVWTDLLSRVLLPNTDLPIGILTAIIGAPIFIYIILKKEYRFGG; from the coding sequence TTGCAATTAGCAAAAACAATCAATAAACCTACACTCCCACGCAACACACAATTAATGATTACCTTGGGATTTGTCGCGCTTTTCATTTTTTCCATTTTGTTTTCGCTAGGAAATGGCCAAGCAGATATTTCGTTTACAGATATTTGGCAAATTCTTTTATATAAAACCACCCATGGTGCACTCGGCTCGCTTGATAATGTCAATCAATCCGTCATCAATATTATTTGGTTTGTTCGGACACCGCGTGTGTTGGCAGCAATTTTTATTGGTTGTGGATTAGCCATCAGCGGAACCGTCATGCAAGCAGTCGTGCAAAATCCCCTTGCAGATCCTTACATCTTAGGCATTTCATCGGGGGCTTCGCTGGGAGCGACATTCGCAATTATGGTCGGTTTTGGGACCGCTAGTATTTTTTCCCAAATCAGTTTATCGTTCAGTGCTTTTTTAGGTGCGTTGCTAGCAACTTTTTTTGTCCTCTTACTTTCTAGTATCGGTGGCAAAATGACCTCGATTAAGCTCGTTTTATCAGGAACCGTCATTAACTCAATCTTTGGTTCAATTTCAAGTTTAATTGTTTTTTTAGCAAATAATGCTGAAGGAATGAAAACTGTCACTTTTTGGTCAATGGGAAGTTTAGCTTCGGCAAGTTGGGGAAAATTACCCTTACTAGCTGTTATCACACTATTGGTTAGTGTGTTCTTTTCTTTTCAATTTCGGGTGTTAAATACCATGCTTTTAGGTGATGAAGCTGCCGTCACGCTAGGAATTCCCCTAGGTACTTACCGTAAACTTTATATGGTCATTGCTTCGTTATTAACAGGTTTAATTGTGGCAAACTCTGGCATGATTGGCTTTGTTGGTTTAATTATTCCTCATATTGTTCGTGGTGTGTATGGTTCAGATCATAAAAAATTATTACCTATGTCTGGTTTTGTTGGCGCATTGTTTTTAGTTTGGACAGACTTATTGTCTCGTGTCTTGTTACCAAATACCGACTTACCAATCGGTATCTTAACAGCAATTATCGGTGCACCAATTTTTATCTATATTATTCTAAAAAAAGAATATCGTTTCGGAGGTTAG
- a CDS encoding aspartate aminotransferase family protein: MVSLYERAQKVMSPVANRATTLGVSKGEGSYVFTEDGRKILDFASGVAVNNLGHNHPKVIAAAKAQMDQLVHGGHNVVYYESYVALAEKLVAISKVPSKVYFSNSGAEANDGALKLAKYVTKRPAIISFKNSFHGRTIGAMSITASNAAYRKRYEGMMPSVYFAEFPQLSKSPYPVIDGKTPQPYFDQFDELFRSMIDPFSVAAIILEPIQGEGGYVVPPKDFVHFLRQLCDRYGILLIFDEIQTGFGRTGYMFASEYFDVEPDIRTVAKGIANGFPLSAILAKEELMDQWESGAHGGTFGGNPVACAAALATIEVLEEEGIHNAQKMGTYFIEKLYDLQKKYPFIAEVRGVGLMLAVEFSDTTQKSSQEVLQTVIHQCLSNDLLLLSCGPHKNTVRFIPPTTVSVAEIDVALAVFENVLREL; encoded by the coding sequence ATGGTATCTTTATATGAACGTGCACAAAAAGTTATGTCGCCTGTAGCGAATCGAGCGACAACATTAGGTGTTTCAAAAGGCGAAGGTAGCTATGTTTTTACAGAAGATGGACGCAAAATTCTTGATTTTGCCAGTGGTGTAGCGGTCAATAATTTAGGACACAATCATCCTAAAGTGATTGCTGCGGCAAAAGCACAGATGGATCAATTGGTACATGGGGGGCATAATGTCGTTTATTATGAGAGCTACGTGGCACTCGCTGAAAAACTGGTGGCGATTTCCAAGGTTCCTTCCAAAGTTTATTTTAGCAACAGTGGTGCTGAAGCAAATGATGGCGCGCTGAAATTGGCAAAGTATGTCACAAAGCGACCGGCAATTATTTCTTTCAAAAATAGTTTTCATGGTCGGACAATTGGCGCGATGTCAATTACTGCGTCCAACGCCGCGTATCGCAAAAGATATGAAGGTATGATGCCCAGTGTCTACTTCGCAGAATTTCCACAGTTGTCTAAAAGTCCCTATCCAGTCATCGATGGAAAAACACCGCAACCGTACTTCGATCAATTTGATGAGTTATTTCGGTCAATGATTGATCCTTTTTCCGTTGCAGCAATTATTTTGGAACCCATCCAAGGTGAAGGCGGATACGTGGTTCCACCGAAAGATTTTGTCCACTTTTTACGACAATTGTGTGACCGTTATGGCATTTTACTGATTTTTGATGAAATTCAGACAGGGTTTGGCAGAACAGGATATATGTTTGCTTCGGAATACTTTGATGTCGAACCAGATATCCGAACGGTTGCTAAAGGAATTGCGAATGGTTTTCCTCTGAGCGCGATTTTGGCAAAAGAAGAACTGATGGATCAATGGGAATCAGGCGCACATGGTGGAACATTTGGTGGCAATCCAGTTGCTTGTGCCGCAGCTCTGGCGACAATTGAGGTATTAGAAGAAGAAGGCATCCACAATGCGCAAAAAATGGGTACCTATTTTATTGAAAAACTCTATGATTTACAAAAAAAATATCCTTTTATTGCGGAAGTCCGCGGGGTAGGTTTGATGTTAGCGGTGGAATTTTCCGATACAACGCAAAAAAGTTCGCAGGAAGTGTTACAAACAGTCATCCACCAATGTTTGTCAAACGACTTACTTTTACTTTCCTGTGGTCCTCATAAAAATACGGTTCGGTTCATTCCACCAACCACTGTATCTGTGGCAGAAATTGATGTTGCACTAGCTGTCTTTGAGAATGTGTTACGTGAACTATGA